The genome window ctaaatatgatttttatagaaatgtatttatatagatAAAACTACATCGTTATATCGCATTGAAAAAAGGAGAGATTTGCACGTTTAGCGTAAAGATTTTGTTCACTCGTGATACATATTTGGATCGAACACGCTTAAAAACGATGGGAATTATCTCTGTATCGTTTCTTTCGCCAACAAAGCGTCAATAATGTCTTATTAGACGTAAAAAAATTAAAGTTTCGTAGCAATCGAGCGTTCAATACTTCTTTGCCTTATTATTAATCGCACTATAGAATCGAATAGCGAGATAAGAAAGAAAACGTTCGAATCGGCGGATTGGATACTTTGATACGATAGTGGGAGGAACATCGTTACGATCGGCATAAAACGTATCAGGCTACAACGGTGATACTCTACTTTttataaaaagagagagaaaaaccTGCCGACGAAATTAAACAAAGGATTGAACAGAGACAATGATACAAATGATACGCTATTTGTCTTAATCTTTCACTTTCTTTGTCATATGCGTATCAAACGAAATACCCAACCCAGTTGTTTGataaataaactatatatatatatgtatatttataatcgaCTTAAAGCTAGCCGATCAAATGGCAAGTTCGTTTATCGTACTGACTACATTAATTGTTTTTGCGTAGATGATGGTAAAAAGAATATATCAACGTaaagatttagaaaataatgGATTTATTAAAAATCGCGTACGTATTTACGTCGTATCGCAAGTAGCTCGTCCAGCGAGTAGCGATTACGCATCTGACCTTAAACTTATACGCAACGTTTCCAACATACATTCCATATAGATGTTTAAAACTCGCctaattaaatattaacttaCGTATATTCCTAAATTAGATCACAGTCTTTGATTGGGTTTCACACGATTTTCCGTTTTTCGACTGTCTTGGCGCATACGATAAAAAGCAAGAGAAATTACAAATGGAAGCATACCGGATCGTGTGGGGTAAAATGCGTCGGTAATCGCGAACGCATGTACGTCAACGGATCGTTGAGGAAAACAAATCAAGAAAAGATCTAGTTAACGAAGAGGAAATTGTGTGTGCGGCCATGTACACTTAATGACATAGGTAACAAAACTGTAGAAACGGGCTGAATGTTCAATTCGTTACATGGGAACAAAAGGTAAAAGGAGGACAAACATTCGCAATTCCAGGAATAAGTTGGAGGCTCGCAAAACCGAGTTTCCGACTTAAATACAAAGAACGTTGTTGCAGACGGAACAGAGGTAAACGAATAGTTTAGCGAATTCAGATCTTTGGTTTAACGAACGTTAACGATACTTGGAAACGTGTAGCGTAAATTGGAAAAGCTGACCGAGGCTATTAGCCAGTGTCAAAGGCATTGGTAACGCTATCTGTCGCCATGTCATCCTCCAAAACGATAGTATCGCGTCGTTCGGTGAACAAGGTATCTTGACTAAGCGCGGGAACCTGCCTAGAGAATTCGCTGGTTGCCCACAAGAACAGGTCCAACGTTTGTTCCGTGCATTCCGCTATGAATCGAACAAACGGTCGGACATCGCCGGTATTCGCTATTTGAAGATTCTCATAATACGTGTGTCGATGCTGCTTGTGGATAATAACCGGAGGATAACCAGCTTGCATAAGAATCATATTCATAAGCAAACGAGATGTTCTACCATTACCATCAGAAAACGGATGTATATGTACCAACTTGTAATGCGCTAGAGCGGCGTATCTAGAATAGAAGAAAGTAAACAACGATTATTTGCGAAATATTCGGTCAGATGGTATGGTGTAGAATGGAAATGAGCGAGGAAACAAGTAGTTATATACCTGACTGGATGCATTCGAATAGCTCTTTCGCTGTTTAACCATAGCGCGAATTCTTCCATAAGATAATGGATATCTCCTGGACCAGGAGGTACATGACCACCAACGTACACTTGAGTACGTCGAAATTGACCACCTCGAACGGGATCCACGTGTCCTAAAACACGCATATGAATTTCTAATATATCCTTAATGGAAATCGATCCCATCCTGTTGACCAAGGTCGCGTTGATGTATTTCATTGCAGCGTCCAAGCCGAGAATCTCGTTGTGCTCATCGATGCTTTTACCAGCAACAGCGGTACGCGTTTCAACGATCGCCCGGGTCTGAGCTAAATTCATTGTGTTCCCCTCGATGCCAACTGTATGATAAATATGCTGAAAATAAGCCTCCTTCTTTGCTCGTATCAAGGCGGCATTGTTATCAGGAATCGTGGACAGtgtgtttcttttttcgtctaTGCGTCGGAGCATTCTCCGATCCAACTCTTCAACTACTCGAGCCGTTCTTTGACTGTTTATCAGTGCACCTTCGTGGTTCGGTTGAAAACTCAATGCACGCACATAATATTCGTTTGCTTTGATAACATCGTTCTGCGTGTGCTCCAAAAACTCGCCGTAATGATTCAAGATATCTGGGTGGCGGGGTGCTAAAGCCACGGCATGCTGAAACAATTTGATCGCTTTCTTTTGTTTGCCCGACAATTTCATCTCCAATGCCAGATACAGCGAGGTTAAAGCTTCCGCGGTGGATGTCGCGCTATTCTCAATTTCCAATTGATGACGTAGCTCAGTCCTTGGCAACGCTAAATCCAAGGTACCTTCGTCGTAAACGTTTAACTCACCTTCCGTCGGAAGCGGTATAAATACATGACGATAGTCGTGATCTGAAAGAATAACTGCCATAACTGTCAGTTCTCAGGTTAAACAGTCCACGAAAGGGTCTATTAGTTGGCACAAATCGTGCAAGTTCCACGGAAACATGGGACAAACTTACCCGGTAAATATTTCAGGAAACCACGAATGTACTGAGACAGTAAGGTGCCGATGACAGCAACAGCGATTCCTGATACGAAAACGAAAAGCACGACTAGGCGATTCGCCGTCATGCTCATAGCGACATTTGCATTCTGCTTTTCGGTTCTTCTATCTTTTACGTATCCAAGCTTCTCGTCGTAGAACGCGTAACACAACTTTTCACGCGACAGCAGCATCGTGTTTTTACCAAATGCTCGACCAAATAATATCCCTTTCGATAGACAGCGAGTCGCAACATACTCTCAAATTTTTCCCAACGCGTTTTACTCCTTGATCCGCACCAGGGACAAAACGACGCGTTGCTTCGTTCGACATCTCGAACATGTGTTACTTTTCGATTGGTCTAGTTTTCAACGCAACCAatcgattctctctctctctctctctctcactttctcGCAGATGTCACTAGCATCGATCGTAACAAGTCTGGAAGGTAGCGCCCTCGTATCAAAGCACGTATTCGCAAGATACCGCGCTTAGGAATTCAAAATAGCGCTATTTGGTTTTCGATCGACTCGCTACAATCTACTCGAGTATAAAACGCAATAGGGAACtcgtacattttataaaatcgaaTAGAAGATGCGTTACGCACTTTCATTTGGACGTATCTTAAAGGGAAGAAAATTTGACGAGACGTGCTTGCAATAATCGAAAGAGAATCGAGAACCATACGAGATAAGACGAAACGAGGTAAAGAAAGGGTAAACGATGCGAGACAAAAGATGGTAATAACGTGACAAGATGAAATGAGACGAGTCGAGCGTTAAGAGCAAGAGCGTCGAGGCTAGGCGAAAGGATGTATGGCTAGTTGGGAGACAGTGCAAGTCAGGATCTGGCGAAAGAGGAGGTGGGGGAATGATGCGAATGAACAAGAAGGCGAGGTAAGTCAGTCGATGCAAGCGAATAATAGCCGAAACGACCCTGAAACCGAGGCCATCGTTGTTCGTTGGCCCGAACAACACGCAAGCAGCACATTCGTTTCTCTTTATGTTCAGTTCGCGGGCTTCGATCTCGCGCATCGCATTACCTGCAAACGCAATCATTGCGGTGAATATCTACGGTCCAGTCACCGAAAACATGTAAATCAACGCGTCATTAGCTTTATCTTCTTCTCTTTAATAATTCTGAAACAAATTATCGtctcatatacatacatacatgtaattTTTATGCGTGTACTTTTACGCATCTCGCTGTAGCGAACGTCGGTAAAGCATCGGACAAACTTTGGATGTAGTTTACTGTTTCTGCGTCAGATGGCGCTACATACGAGCTTAATGTTTCGAGTTTCGATCGTTCGCGGAAAACACATTCATTTCGTGCGTTAGTTTTTACCGTTGACGGTTCAGATAGTAAGCTTTCGTTCGGTAAACTTAATCACGAAAAACTATAAACTGGGCAAACTTCCTTCCATCGTTCATGGGTGCGTCTGACAACACGAACGCACAGATCGGTGTTCCGTTTTTCCTTCTCGTAAAGTTTACATAAACATCGTAAGTTTTAGCTATCCTCGAACAGCAGCAGTCGAACGAAAGGAGACGCCAAACAGAAAGCAGACGCTACAATACACACAGAAACGTTCTTTTCTCCCCTAGAAGTTGTTCGTAGCAGCGACCGGTTCTGCTCTAATTGCGTTTCCCGCGAGTACTCGGAACCCTTCGTTCTTCCGTTATGGTTCCCTATTTTTCAATCGAATCGACCAACTAAATAAACTACGACGGAGTATAATCCTGAAACGCGAAAAAGTAATCGCCTTTCGTTAATATACATCgacattaataaatatatatatagaacacAGACAGGTCTCTTTTGGTCACATTTGATTGGTCGGTCCGTCGTCGACAggcaacatatacatatatatatatatagtgtgtATAAGCTACGAGCAGGCTTATGCGATTTCGCATCGCCCTTGGTCCGTACGCTCGATTCATCATCGTCGCGTCCAGTCCAAGATTAGACGCTTTTGGTTTCCACGAACGGAAGACATTCGTGATTCTTTTTCGAAAAATTACTCGTAGCAAACGTTGCTtttgttatatcttttttttccccTACAACTACTAGGTTAGAAGTTGTCATAATCGAACGAAATTGTACATAGTCGATTGTAAGAGATCGAAACCAGACGACACATGGACGACGAAAAATCTTTTCGCACGAGCTAGCCAAGCGTGTTCGAACTCGAACGCGACACGAGATTCGAAGCGAATGGTAAGCGGAAATACCCATGCGTCGGAGATTCGTGCGTAGCCATTTTTCACTCGCCGTTGCTGCAAAAAGAAGCAGCATAGGTAGCGCGTTTCTACACGCTCGATGGGTCTACATTCTACATTTTCATAGAGCGACAAATCGGATTGCGAGAACGTCGTGGAGCGAATCGTTTAGAATCGAAATTCTGCCAAAGTAAAAATAGAGCACGGGAAAAAAGATAGGAAACGGTAAGGAGATTAAAAAGAGACGGCGGCGGAGTTGATACACTTATCCCAGTTATCTTCTTCAAAGAGAACCGGACGCGAGAGAGCAGGGATGTCGCGCAGCATGTGTATATACACGGCCGTTCACGAAACGAGAGTCTATTTCTTCGACGAGGTCGAAATCTCCTCCTCGCTCATCGTGCACGTGCACTTGGTTAACCCGCACGACGACGATTAGTATTTTTTCGCCGGAGTGGTCAAATCCAAAAGTGTCTTCTGGTATAAATACGTTTACGTTTCGAAAACCTGATAACTTTTAGCGAAGCTTTAGCGTAAAGCGGCGATGTTCGTTCGACCGGAAAACCGACCGAGAGTCTCGAAATGCGAGAGTTTCGATCGGTGGTTCGTATCGATAGGACGAACGAAAAAACGAAGTAGTCGAGATCGAGACAATGCAACGTCACTGTTAGCAGCAATGCCGTGATGCCAAAGTATGGTATAAGTAGAAAATTGCATAGGTTTGTATCGCGATCGGCCTCGTTTCACGTTATCGTAATAAAATCGAAATCGGGAATCTTGGTTAGATCGGCTAGATGGGGAAAATATGGTTCTACCTTTTATCTTTATCGAAAAAGCATAAAAGCCAGTGCGGCCTATGCGGGTAAGCGACGTAGAGGCGCGTAAACCTCGCGCGCGGTCGTCCTTCCTCGAGAGCTCGGTTCTCCTTTTACGGCGTGGAAGGTCGAAACGGAAAAAAGCGGTTCGTGGAAGGCGTCTATGCTCGATCCTCGCTCGACTGCCGGGATAGTCGGCCACTTTGTCGGCGAGTTTATTATTCGTAACGGAGAATTCGAAAGAGGATCGACTGGATTATCGTGAACGCCCTCCGATCCTCTCCCGTTTCCCGCCGTTTCCCTTCGGCCGCCGCGCAGCTCCACCTTCCTTCTTTCTTGACCCTGCGGCACCCTTCCCCTACCCTCCCTCATCTATCTTTTTCCCTTTATCCTGGCCCCGGCATTCACCGATTTCGCCGTTGCCGCCAACGCTGTCGCAACAACAGCAACCGCGTTCGAATTGCAACGATGAGCGGCGATCGATTCGGAACCGCGCCGACGAACCATCGAATCGAAAGGCACGCGCGCGCATGACCTTTCTCAATCGCGAACGTATCGATTTTTCTTTGACGGGCATCTCGATCGACACAGCGCCGCGCGTTCTTCTTTCTCGTTTGGACCTCGACGCTCCCGGAACCTGGTTAATCCACGAGACCAGCCAAAGGAGAAAAACATTCGCTCGTAAATTACGAGCGGAGCAACTGCGAGCTTTGCATTCCGCGGGCCGTCCGATCGACCGACAAGCGTCGAAATAAGCGACAGCATATTATTAGTCGATATTAACCGTTGGATATTAAGCGTGTCGATCGGTGTCCTCGTACGTCTCGCGCTCGTATCTCGAAGGTcgcaaagaaaaaggaaagatttTCCTAGTCGTTTCCGAAGCGACAGATGCAGGATTTCCCAACCTTCTCCTAAACGTCCTCGGCTGAAAATCATCGTTCCTTTTATGCGTCAGGCAGCTCCCGGTCTCGTATTCTTCTTCCACGTCTTTCGGGTGTCACGAAATCGGACATGGCACGGCTATTGAAACTCGAGATCCTCGCGAGACGGTCGTCTATTCAAAGCGCGCAACGTTCCGTGCTGCGTCTcgactctctctttcttcctctcgatAAGGTTGAAACGTCTTTTAAAAAGAAGCAGGGACTGAGAATCTCGATCCGAGGATCGAAAAAAAGAGCGTCCTTTCTGCGCGCGGTATTCAACTTACTCGTTCAGACGTTCGCTGCGAGGGAGACTGGTTACCTACCTGCGGCCGGATAAGCTGCTGGACCGATCGACAGGGCCACGAAAATCCTGCCTCGCGAGTAGACCATCGACGATGGTCGAcgtggaaaataaatttctccagGCTGCTGAAATACAACGTTCAGGCAGTGAATAGAGAAAGAGCGTCAGTTTGTTCGTTTTCTCAGGGAAACGACGATCGGACCAACGTCCGTGCGAGCACGTTGACGCACGGGGAAACTCCTCTTCCTTCTTTGTCGGTCGTCCTTTTGCGCATCGCGGCTGCATGCgtatatagcgtataccgtgtTTTCGAGTCGCGAGGAAACTCCCCGCTACGATCGGATAAATATAACTGGCGCGAATTCTCGAAGCGAACGGCCGCGAATCGTCCGGAGTTTCGtcacgtcgcgtcgcatcgagATACCACGTCCTGCACAGTTTTCACGGTCTCGTGGGTGCCGATGGAAATTCGTTTGCGAGCTCCTCCGATTACCCAGCTTCTCGAGTGACCCACTTTTCGAACACGTGGCGTTCGCTTTACGATCGTCTTTACTAGGCTGAAAAAACGCGCGTCTCGACGTTACGATGCCTCTCGAGCTTGCCTCGCAGCTACGGAACACAGGGGTACCATTGTACTTGGACGGCAGCTGCGTCGCAACCGTTTCAACGTGGCTTTATTTAACGATCCCGAAAACCGGGACGGTAACTCGCTGCCACGCCGCCGATTCTATCGATCACGTTGCGCCGTGATTTCAATCGCGCGATAACGTCTCTCCTTCCCTTTCCGATACTCGATCGAGCAGAGGGCGGATTAAGTCTTCTTTCCTTCGCCTTTGCCGCCTATCTTTTCGCTTCGaatacgacgacgacgacgacgatgatgatgatgttTTCGTCCGAGACTCGGGTAGTTTTGATTGTCGAGTCGTTCGGCTGTGCCTACCAATAATCGGATCGAAATCGTGCCAAGGATTTCGTCGTGTTCCTTCAGACAAATTAATCGGCGCGAAGTACCGTTAATCCAAAACTGATTCTCGTTGCGACGATCCCTTTACGCTTCTGCAATTAAACTTGCAACCCATAAAGTACCGGCAGCCCCTTCGGTTCTCCTCTCAAAGATTCAGCCCATTCTAGTTACGTTCGGTCCTGTGTATCCCACTCTTTCGCGGAAGTGCCGTATCGCTTTGGGTCTTCCATCTTTAATCCTCGTTCCACTCTACACAGACCTccgtctttctttttcgtttctttccataAAGGTAAATGTCCATTGGGTGAGAATCGCGATAAATCAGGAATACGCGATAAATGGTAAACTCGGTTGCCAAAACGAAacggaacgaaacgaaagacgCGTGGTTCCGAAGCTATGTAGGTGTTTACAACGTGACCCGAACATTTCGTCCGGAGATTCTAGAAATAGCGGTGTATTTTCCCTCGGAGGGAATCGAACTCGCGACCTTACGAGTTACACCTCGACCGCACCCCATTATATTTTTAGATGGTAAATCGAAAGTCGGTGCGCTACCCGTTCTCGCTGTTCGACTCGATATACGCGAATGTAAAGTTGGAAATGGCGCGAGCGCGCGATCCTCGTGTCATTTCCATGCCAACGTCTCTCTCTGCTTCGTCAGCGTACGTGCAGATGCGACGTCGAATACGCGCGTTCGATTCGTCGCTCGTGGTCGTTGCGTGTACTTGCACGTTTTACGTTCAGAAAGCGGCAACGAATGGTATTGCACGCACACGCGCGCCGAAAATGGTTGACGTCCGCCATCCACCAGTGTTTGCGGTTTCGCCGTCTGCCAAGCACAATTTTGCATTCGCCGTAGCGGCAGGTATAACTGCCGAGGACGAAGCCTATTTCGTAGAACCAGTTCCGTCGGAGAAGCCTCGAGATTTACGATCGTTCGGGACCCCCTTTCGGATCGTGGCGGCCGAGCCGCACCGACGCGACGCGCGGATTCTCGTGCCTTCCCATCGCTTTGCCATGTTTCTCACCGCGTCGATATTTCCCCTCTATCCGCGACAAAATTACCTTCTCTCGACTTTGCTTCGTTCCATCTCGCGTACCGCGATCCCCCTACCCCCAGCCTACAGAAACCATAATCTT of Bombus terrestris chromosome 5, iyBomTerr1.2, whole genome shotgun sequence contains these proteins:
- the LOC100648359 gene encoding protein adenylyltransferase Fic isoform X2, translating into MLLSREKLCYAFYDEKLGYVKDRRTEKQNANVAMSMTANRLVVLFVFVSGIAVAVIGTLLSQYIRGFLKYLPDHDYRHVFIPLPTEGELNVYDEGTLDLALPRTELRHQLEIENSATSTAEALTSLYLALEMKLSGKQKKAIKLFQHAVALAPRHPDILNHYGEFLEHTQNDVIKANEYYVRALSFQPNHEGALINSQRTARVVEELDRRMLRRIDEKRNTLSTIPDNNAALIRAKKEAYFQHIYHTVGIEGNTMNLAQTRAIVETRTAVAGKSIDEHNEILGLDAAMKYINATLVNRMGSISIKDILEIHMRVLGHVDPVRGGQFRRTQVYVGGHVPPGPGDIHYLMEEFALWLNSERAIRMHPVRYAALAHYKLVHIHPFSDGNGRTSRLLMNMILMQAGYPPVIIHKQHRHTYYENLQIANTGDVRPFVRFIAECTEQTLDLFLWATSEFSRQVPALSQDTLFTERRDTIVLEDDMATDSVTNAFDTG
- the LOC100648359 gene encoding protein adenylyltransferase Fic isoform X1, which codes for MLLSREKLCYAFYDEKLGYVKDRRTEKQNANVAMSMTANRLVVLFVFVSGIAVAVIGTLLSQYIRGFLKYLPVILSDHDYRHVFIPLPTEGELNVYDEGTLDLALPRTELRHQLEIENSATSTAEALTSLYLALEMKLSGKQKKAIKLFQHAVALAPRHPDILNHYGEFLEHTQNDVIKANEYYVRALSFQPNHEGALINSQRTARVVEELDRRMLRRIDEKRNTLSTIPDNNAALIRAKKEAYFQHIYHTVGIEGNTMNLAQTRAIVETRTAVAGKSIDEHNEILGLDAAMKYINATLVNRMGSISIKDILEIHMRVLGHVDPVRGGQFRRTQVYVGGHVPPGPGDIHYLMEEFALWLNSERAIRMHPVRYAALAHYKLVHIHPFSDGNGRTSRLLMNMILMQAGYPPVIIHKQHRHTYYENLQIANTGDVRPFVRFIAECTEQTLDLFLWATSEFSRQVPALSQDTLFTERRDTIVLEDDMATDSVTNAFDTG